The Bosea vestrisii genome segment ACCGCTTTGATATAGGCATCTCCCATGATCGCGGAATTGCCTTCGAATTGAGCCCTAATGCCCAGCTTCTCCATTTGCGTTCTTAGCCTGGCACCGAGTGGGACCAGTCCCCCGAAGTATACCACTTCTGGATTAAGCTCTTTTATTTTGGTAAGTTCAGCTGACAAATCTTGCTGGTCCGGCGGAACGCTGAAATTCGCAAAGATTTTACCGCCCTCTTCTAGAGTATAAAGGGTAAAATACTTCGTAGTAGATTTTCCAAAGTCGGTAGAGTCCGCGAAAGACACGAAGGTCTTATAACCCGCATCCTTCATGAATTTTGCACCGACCTTGTTCTGACCGATCAGCGCTCCAGTTACGCGGTGGATCTCTGGGTAGGTATTACCATATGTAATTTCCGGAAGCACGGCAGCCCATACTACCATCGGCAGTTTGTAGCGGTTAAAAATATCAATCGCGGCCATCGCAGTTGAAGAGCAGTAAAATGGTATTGCCGCCACAATCGAGCGATCAACCGCAGCCTTAGTCACAACTTGTACGCCAACGTTAGGTTTACACTCATCATCGAGCGCCAAGAGATCGTACTCGTATTTTGCTCCTGGATCCGCATTCATTACACGAACTGCCAATTCTGCGGAATTTCGCCCCCCAAGCCATAGGCCGACAGGGCGCCGGTCAATGGGCCGACCCATGCGATCTTAATCTTTTGCTTAGCTTCCGCTCCATTACCGACCATCACAAATGATGCGCCCATGATCGTGGAGACGATACACTTTGCTAGGAAACGCATGCGGGTCCTCCTCTTATTTAATTTGATTATTTGGAACCATATCGCGCTCCTGAACCGGCGCGATAGGACGAATGCGCATCTGGATTTGGATTATTGCGACGTCGTCGGATACGGCGGCGGAGCTTTCATACTTTCAAGGCTTCGAAATTCTATCGGCTCCATCGCACTCCAGCGGAAAGTGTTGCTGATGGTCGACCCCGATTGCCAACGCTTTTGGATTGATAGCGTGGGCTGTCGCTATGGCGAACTACGTTGGTCACAGGCGAGCATCGATTTCGCTGTTCCGGGTAATAACCGAAGGAATTCGTCTAATGAAACTATATTGGTCTTCGACATCTCCGTTCGTAAGAAAAGTTACCGTTAGTGCCCACGAACTGGGGCTATTTAGCAGATTGGAAACGATCCCAACTCGCGTCGCACCAAGTAAACCTGACTTAGCGTTATTGCCCTATAACCCACTTGGACAACTTCCAACACTTGTCTGCGATGATGGGACGGCGCTCTACGATAGCCTTGTGATTATCGAGTATCTTGATCACCTATCAGGCGGCTCTAAGCTTATTCCGAACTCGCCAGCAGAACGAATTGAAGAACTCAGACTGCATGCCTTGTGCGATGGATTCCTCGATCTATTGGTACAATGGCGCATCGAGACGATGAAAGATGCAAAACAGATTGCGCTAATAAACGCATTCAATTTGAAGTCCGGTATGATTTTGACAAACCTCGACGATATAGCCAAACTGGTAATGCATAGACCTTTCGGTTTAGCATCAATTACGCTAGCTATTGTTGCTGAATACGCGGACTTTAGGTTCCCGAGGCTCGGCTGGCGAGAAAAATATCCGTCGCTTTCCAACTGGCATCTGTCTATCCAATCGCGTCCATCTTTGGCCTCTACCAAGTTTTTCGATAGCTCGAAGCCTCTGTAAGAAAAGGCGGATGGCCTGTTGCCACTTTGACGGCCCGCAATATGATAGATCTGTATCTATTTTATGCGAGCGTTTTGCTGAGCCATAATTGCAACAGTCCGTATTGATGCTTCCTACAAAGACTGCAGCTTTCGATCGTAATGGAATGCCACCGCTTCCACAATCTTAGGATACACAATGTCGAAACTTGAGCGCAAACTGATCCCGACGCATGAAGGTCAGGTCGAACTCTTGGTCGAAGGTAAGGGCCCACGTATTGTTCTGCTCCCCTCGCTGGCGAGAGGCGCTACTGATTTCGATGAAATTGCACCGGTGATTGCTGCGGCGGGCTTCCGCGTTTTGCGACCTCAGCCGCGGGGAATAGGTGCAAGTTCGGGACCGACCGAAGGGATCACATTGATCGATCTTGCCGCTGATGTTGTTGCTGCGATCGAAGCTGATTGTGCGCCGGAGAAACCCGAAGCATTGTGTGTGGTCGGTCACGCGTTTGGCAACTGGGTCGCGCGGGTTCTCGCCCATCATTGGCCTTCGATGACAAAATCGGTCGCACTTCTCGCAGCGATTATTGGCAGCACAATATCGCCTGAGCTGTTGATTTCCGTGAATGTCGTGTCAGACAATGCCAAACCCGATGCAGACCGCCTGTTTTATTTGCAGCGCGACTTCTTCGCCCCGGGGCACGATGCTTCCGTTTGGTTGAGCGGGTGGCATACAGAGGTTTCCCAATTTCAACTCGCAGCGACAAACGCAACGGCCGACAGTAGTTGGACCGAAGTAGGGAAAAATCTGCCGGTGCTTTATGTTGCACCTGAATTTGACAAGATAGCACCTGTACCCGAGCATGAATACTTGCTCGATCGAGTAGGTCATCTAACGACGATGGAAATTATTTATGGGTCCGGCCACGCACTTCTTCCGGAAAAAGTAGAGGATGCTGCTTCTGTGCTCATAGCCTTTGCAGATTCTATTTTGCGTGGCAAGAGTTGATTTCCTGGATCTACATTGATCGCGCACAGCTGCGTTTCGTATCACACCCGCGACGCACGTCGCCACGGCCGATAAATTTCTTGAGGCTGCTGGTGGCGGATTGAATCTAATCTCTGAGATTTGCGAGATGGACCGCTCTCGCAAATCCTTCCTATGTTTCCAATGCGGATGGCCCTTTGTGGTCCTTCGCTCGAGGACAAAGCCTAGCGGATCCCCTGCCCTATTTACGGAGTTTTCCTCCGCAGGGGATTTAGCGTCCAGCCTTCTGATTGATCTGATCGCCGCAAACAGGGCCGTTTGAAGTTGAGATTTTTGCGCGTCAGAGTTCCTCGGTTGGCAGGGGAGGCAGACGATGAAGGCATCGAAGTTTTCAGACGCGCGCTAGGCGTTGATCATCAAGCAGCTCAACGAGGCTATGCTGGTCGCGGGGATCTGCCGCTGGGCCGGCCTCGGCCAGGCTGCCCGCTTCAAGCGGAAGAACAAGCATGATGGGCTACCACCA includes the following:
- a CDS encoding branched-chain amino acid ABC transporter substrate-binding protein; amino-acid sequence: MGRPIDRRPVGLWLGGRNSAELAVRVMNADPGAKYEYDLLALDDECKPNVGVQVVTKAAVDRSIVAAIPFYCSSTAMAAIDIFNRYKLPMVVWAAVLPEITYGNTYPEIHRVTGALIGQNKVGAKFMKDAGYKTFVSFADSTDFGKSTTKYFTLYTLEEGGKIFANFSVPPDQQDLSAELTKIKELNPEVVYFGGLVPLGARLRTQMEKLGIRAQFEGNSAIMGDAYIKAVGPELAEGTIAFYDSPPLEQTAGGKYF
- a CDS encoding glutathione S-transferase family protein, yielding MANYVGHRRASISLFRVITEGIRLMKLYWSSTSPFVRKVTVSAHELGLFSRLETIPTRVAPSKPDLALLPYNPLGQLPTLVCDDGTALYDSLVIIEYLDHLSGGSKLIPNSPAERIEELRLHALCDGFLDLLVQWRIETMKDAKQIALINAFNLKSGMILTNLDDIAKLVMHRPFGLASITLAIVAEYADFRFPRLGWREKYPSLSNWHLSIQSRPSLASTKFFDSSKPL
- a CDS encoding alpha/beta fold hydrolase, translating into MSKLERKLIPTHEGQVELLVEGKGPRIVLLPSLARGATDFDEIAPVIAAAGFRVLRPQPRGIGASSGPTEGITLIDLAADVVAAIEADCAPEKPEALCVVGHAFGNWVARVLAHHWPSMTKSVALLAAIIGSTISPELLISVNVVSDNAKPDADRLFYLQRDFFAPGHDASVWLSGWHTEVSQFQLAATNATADSSWTEVGKNLPVLYVAPEFDKIAPVPEHEYLLDRVGHLTTMEIIYGSGHALLPEKVEDAASVLIAFADSILRGKS